The bacterium DNA segment AATGACCGGCATCATCAAACGCAAATCCTTCAACGGTATTCAATCCGGAAATAAATGTTGAAATGAAAGTTCCGGATGGCATGTACTTTCCTACGGTGCCGTTGGTCCAATTAACAATATAAAGAATACTGAAGTCGTTATTAAACCAAAGATTGACCGGCCCTTGCAGTCCCGACGAAATTAAAACATTTAAAAAATTTCCGGAGGTATCGTATTTCCTGACGTCTTGTGAACCATAACTTACGACGTATAAATTACTGTCGGCATCCCACACGTGGTCCATTCCAAGATTGAGTGCAGGAATGATCTCTCTGATAAATACTCCGGTCGAAGCGTCAAATTCGGCTACCCCGGTTTTAATTGTTCCCCATTGACTTACCAGCAAAGTTCCTGTGGGACTTAAGCTGATTTTAGTAGGTTGATCCAGCGTGTATCCGGAAGTAAAATTTCCGATATAGTCACCGGTGCTGGAATTATATTTTTTTATAGCCGAATTGCCGCGCCCGCTGACCAGAAGATTACCATCGTCTCCAAAAAGAACGTCTTGTGTCAGGTTGAGACCTCCAGATCCATTCGGAACAAAATCGCGGATATATTCTCCCGTTACGCCGTCAAATAAAATGACGGCATTTGTACCACGGCTGCTGACATACATATCTTGAAGTGATTGATCGCTCAAAAGTAAACTATTGGAAGAGACCGATAAGACATCAACCACGGTGGTGTCTTTACCGACGAGGTAAATAAATGCCGAATACGCAACACCATTGACGATAGAATCGCCGTCTGAATCGACTAAAGTTGAAGGTAATGTTTTTTTTATGTCCTGCTGAATCGGAGTAATGAGCGAAAAAAAAACATTTGATTCAGCATCGTCTTGATCAAAAAGCGAAGCGGAATCCGATTTGACCAATATCAATCGCAATTCTTTAATAAAGTTGACATTGTCCAATAAGCTGAAAAACAGCCGGATATCAGAAGAATTATTTCGATTATTGATATCAAACGCTGTAAATCCGGTGACGCCTTTTAATCGGGTTTTGGCTGTATCGACGGTAGAACTGCTGTCACAATTCAAAGTTCCGTTTGGGCATGGAATACTGTCATTCATTGACATGTTTCCACCAGAATCTTCATTTGAACAGCTCGCAAAGACAATCGCAAAAATGATTAAGGCTGGTATTTTTTTTAATAAATAATTATGCATTGCGCTATGGGTTTGAGTTGGTGGATAAATTATAATGTTTGAACTGAATGTTTGGACAATTCGTCCTGTAATCTTTCAATTTCAGCGGCCAATTGGCCGCGTCCGGCATCGGTTGAAATATTTGCGCTGAATGAAGGATTGACGGTTACAACAGCCGCAAGCGCGGAACTAAATTCGCCCAGCAAGAAGTGATTTTCTGCTTTGAGAATCGTCAGATCTTCATGGGTTAATTTTTGATCGTACATAAAAATCCAATCCGGATCCAAAGTTGTTGCTTCGGTAATACTTTCGTTGGACGATGCATGATTTTTGAGCGCATTGAGTACAAATGCCCAACCTGCGTACAAATCGGCTGAAGGACCGGTTAATTGAGCGCCGGCACTGAATTCTTCTTCAGCGCTTTCCAATTGATCCGTGCGCATGAGCGCCCAACCGAGAGCCGTACGGATCTCCACGTTTTGCGGATCATCATTTCGGGCTTCGGTGAGAATCGTTACAGATTGAGTGTAGTTGCCGGTGCTAAATGCATCCCATCCTTTTTCAAGCACATTAAGGGAATCTGAGCCCGAACATGCCGTTAGGAGCAGCAGAAAAAAAAGTGTTGATAGTTTTTTCATAAAGAATCCTTTTTTGGAATGTTATCGTTGGCTTGTTATCAGCACAATAGCATTTTTTGAGATTGTCGTTAACGCTTCAAAGCGAACCAGCCAACACCAATAATGATGCATAATGATTTAAGCTTCACAGATTTTCGATGGCATTTGTAAAATGATTATTTCATCAATAAAATTTTCCGGGTTGTCACGCTATTCGGACTTTTTAAACGAACTAAATAAATTCCGGACGTGACCGAAAAATTACGGTCATTTGTGCCATCCCACGTTTGCGAATGAAAACCGGCAGGATGGTTTCCTGTAAACAAAGTTTTGACACGTTGGCCCAGTGTATTATAAATAGCCAGATCGATTTTGGCTTCCTGATCGAGTGAATATTGTATGGCCGTTGCAGGATTAAACGGATTGGGATAATTTCCAAGAAGAACAACTCCTTTCGGTAATGTTCTTGTTTCAAAATTCTTGCCCTTGACTTTTTGAATCCGATACAATCCGTATTCAGGGAGATTGACCGACATAGTGCCATTTTCCGATATTCCGTTTATACGCTCATTAGTTTTCAGGGAATACACCAAAGAGGCTTCTTTGAAATTCAGTTGAAAAGCATTCTTCAATTCTTGCTGTCCGGAGAAAGTAATTATAAGGTCGCCGTTCACTGAATCAGGCTCGATCAATACCACTGCTTCTTCTGCAAAAGTATGCTGGTTAAAAACCACGGACCATTGGTCATGCTTTAATTCTGTAATAGTGGTGGGCTTAACCAAAACAGCACTGAACGTTTTATTGAGTACAACTTTGTGACCGCTTATGCTTACTGCATCAACCGAAATAGCATAATCGGCAGTCTGAGTGAATTCCAAACCGAATTTGAAAATTTTATCGGTTCCGGGCACTGATGTCATGTTTCCCTGAGATACATTTCCTATTTTGAGTGTGGGATTTCCTGTCAGTGTATTTTCACAATTCAAAATCAGGTCGGCGAATTTCGGGAGCGCCGGGTTTTGTAAAACAGCCAAAGTCGGTTTTGAGTCGACATGAATGGAATACGAAAGAGTATCCAGGCCAGCCAGATTCTTTGCAAGTAATTCTACGGACACGGTTCCGCCAGAAGCCGGCGTCCATTGAAGAGCACCGGAATTGGAATCAACCGCAAATCCGTTGGGTGCAGAAATAATAAAATATTTAACGACTGGATTTCCGGATGCTTGGATTACGTCGTGATAAACCGTTCCTGCAAAAAGCGTTATATCGGATTTTACATTGACCACGGGTTTTGAAAATTCGAGAACAGTAACGTTTAGTTCAACCGTATCATTTCCGGCTTCATTAAATGCGGCAATGGCGAATGAATGGTTGCCGACATCGGATGATTGCGGAGTCCATGTCATCACACCGGTAGAAGAATCGATAACAGC contains these protein-coding regions:
- a CDS encoding tetratricopeptide repeat protein, which codes for MKKLSTLFFLLLLTACSGSDSLNVLEKGWDAFSTGNYTQSVTILTEARNDDPQNVEIRTALGWALMRTDQLESAEEEFSAGAQLTGPSADLYAGWAFVLNALKNHASSNESITEATTLDPDWIFMYDQKLTHEDLTILKAENHFLLGEFSSALAAVVTVNPSFSANISTDAGRGQLAAEIERLQDELSKHSVQTL